A window of Rhodococcus sp. SGAir0479 contains these coding sequences:
- a CDS encoding response regulator transcription factor, with translation MLVVDDERTISDTIAARLRAEGYDVRVAFDGPTAVTECDAFGPDAVVLDVMLPGFDGLEVCRRIQAARPVPVLMLTARTDETDMVIGLGVGADDYLSKPFSMRVLVARIAALLRRSDRTTRSDVVVLGDVSIDLSARLVRCGGAEVHLTRTEFDLLAHLASRPRAAIARETLLEQVWGWGAGASSRTVDSHVKALRRKLGGAVIRTVHGVGYALEVPR, from the coding sequence GTGCTCGTCGTCGACGACGAGCGCACGATCTCCGACACGATCGCCGCGCGCCTGCGGGCCGAGGGCTACGACGTCCGCGTCGCGTTCGACGGGCCCACGGCGGTGACCGAGTGCGACGCCTTCGGTCCCGACGCGGTGGTGCTCGACGTCATGTTGCCGGGATTCGACGGACTCGAGGTGTGCCGGCGCATCCAGGCCGCGCGCCCGGTGCCGGTGCTGATGCTCACCGCGCGGACCGACGAGACCGACATGGTGATCGGACTCGGTGTCGGCGCCGACGACTACCTGAGCAAGCCGTTCAGCATGCGGGTACTGGTGGCGCGGATCGCGGCGCTGCTGCGCCGCTCCGACCGGACGACGCGGTCGGACGTCGTGGTGCTCGGTGACGTGTCGATCGACCTGAGCGCCCGGCTGGTCCGGTGTGGCGGTGCGGAGGTGCATCTGACGCGTACCGAGTTCGACCTGCTCGCGCACCTCGCGTCCCGACCGCGGGCCGCCATCGCCCGCGAGACGCTGCTCGAACAGGTGTGGGGTTGGGGCGCGGGCGCGAGCAGTCGTACCGTCGACAGCCATGTGAAGGCGTTGCGCCGCAAGCTCGGTGGCGCCGTCATCCGCACGGTGCACGGGGTCGGTTATGCGCTGGAGGTGCCGCGATGA
- a CDS encoding acyl-CoA dehydrogenase family protein — MVMMSNQDVVKTNGAAREPRDTSAVGLNPVKRDAMGAAMRFLTRITGSDLAEKYNLRQVIDRVTYEGTKTGFKTLGAATRTFNRVSGNGAPTRLPDGATRNAGYFDLTPDEDQQMIVETVREFSAEILRPAAHDADEAAEAPADLLKRSAELGITLINIPEELEGVASERGAVTNALVAEALAHGDMGLALPILAPSGVAVALTQWGTDAQQKTYLPAFAGDNVPAAAVVVSEPRALFDPFALQTKAVRSPSGYKLNGVKSLVPAAGSAELFVVAAELDGRPAFFIVESDTEGLVVEADPSMGLRAAGLGRLILTDVAVPESAILGDGDADQRAREYADAVRLARLGWASLAVGTSQAVLDYVIPYVNEREAFGEPVSHRQAVAFMVANIGIELDSMRLVTLRGASRAEQGLSFAREAALARKLAADKGMQIGLDGVQLLGGHGFTKEHPVERWYRDLRAVGVAEGIVLI; from the coding sequence ATGGTCATGATGAGCAACCAAGACGTTGTGAAGACGAACGGCGCCGCGCGTGAGCCCCGCGACACTTCGGCGGTCGGCCTGAACCCGGTCAAGCGCGACGCGATGGGTGCCGCGATGCGGTTCCTGACCCGCATCACGGGATCCGACCTGGCCGAGAAGTACAACCTGCGGCAGGTCATCGACCGCGTCACCTACGAGGGCACGAAGACGGGATTCAAGACCCTCGGCGCCGCGACCCGCACCTTCAACCGGGTCTCCGGCAACGGTGCCCCCACCCGGTTGCCCGACGGGGCGACCCGGAACGCCGGCTACTTCGACCTGACGCCCGACGAAGACCAGCAGATGATCGTCGAGACGGTGCGCGAGTTCTCGGCCGAGATCCTGCGCCCGGCCGCACACGACGCCGACGAGGCCGCCGAGGCGCCCGCGGACCTCCTGAAGCGCTCCGCCGAACTGGGCATCACACTCATCAACATCCCGGAGGAGCTCGAGGGCGTGGCCTCCGAGCGCGGCGCGGTCACCAACGCGCTCGTCGCCGAGGCCCTCGCCCACGGCGACATGGGTCTGGCACTGCCGATCCTGGCGCCGAGCGGTGTGGCCGTCGCCCTCACCCAGTGGGGCACCGACGCCCAGCAGAAGACGTACCTCCCGGCGTTCGCCGGCGACAACGTCCCGGCCGCCGCCGTCGTGGTGAGCGAGCCCCGCGCGTTGTTCGACCCGTTCGCGCTGCAGACCAAGGCGGTCCGCTCCCCCAGCGGCTACAAGCTCAACGGCGTCAAGAGCCTCGTGCCCGCCGCAGGTTCGGCCGAATTGTTCGTCGTGGCCGCCGAACTCGACGGCCGTCCGGCGTTCTTCATCGTCGAGTCGGACACCGAGGGCCTGGTCGTGGAGGCCGACCCGAGCATGGGCCTGCGGGCCGCCGGGCTGGGCCGGTTGATCCTCACCGACGTCGCGGTGCCGGAATCGGCGATCCTCGGCGACGGTGACGCCGACCAGCGCGCCCGCGAGTACGCCGACGCGGTGCGACTCGCACGCCTGGGCTGGGCGTCGCTCGCGGTGGGCACCAGCCAGGCCGTGCTCGACTACGTGATCCCCTACGTCAACGAGCGGGAGGCGTTCGGCGAGCCCGTCAGCCACCGGCAGGCGGTGGCGTTCATGGTCGCCAACATCGGAATCGAACTCGACAGCATGCGGCTCGTGACGCTGCGGGGCGCATCCCGCGCCGAACAGGGCCTGTCGTTCGCCCGCGAGGCCGCACTGGCCCGCAAGCTCGCGGCGGACAAGGGCATGCAGATCGGGCTGGACGGCGTCCAGCTGCTGGGCGGTCACGGCTTCACCAAGGAGCACCCGGTGGAGCGCTGGTACCGCGACCTGCGAGCCGTCGGCGTGGCCGAGGGCATCGTCCTCATCTGA
- a CDS encoding acyl-CoA dehydrogenase family protein codes for MINLELPKKLKASANQAHQVAAQIFRPISRKYDLAEHEYPKELDTMAAMVEGLNDSGQGASGAALGRGDDKPKAVGNTNGGNMASLMNVIETCWGDVGLTLSIPYQGLGNSAIAAVATDEQLERFGKVWASMAITESSFGSDSAAVTTTAVLDGDEWVLNGEKIFVTAGERSTHVVVWATVDKSKGRAAIKSFVVPRDAPGLSVARLEHKLGIKASDTAVLLLEDCRIPKDNLLGDPEVNVEKGFAGVMQTFDNTRPIVAGMAVGLGRAALEELRAILQEAGVEISYDTPAYNQHAAAAEFLALEADWEASYLLALRAAWMADNKKPNSLEASMSKAKAGRTGTAVSLKAVELAGTYGYSQRPLLEKWARDSKILDIFEGTQQIQQLIIARRLLGKTSAELK; via the coding sequence ATGATCAATCTCGAACTTCCCAAGAAGCTGAAGGCCTCTGCGAACCAGGCGCATCAGGTCGCAGCGCAGATCTTCCGTCCCATCTCCCGCAAGTACGACCTCGCCGAGCACGAGTACCCCAAGGAACTCGACACCATGGCCGCCATGGTCGAGGGTCTCAACGACTCCGGCCAGGGCGCGTCCGGCGCCGCGCTCGGCCGCGGCGACGACAAACCCAAGGCCGTCGGCAACACCAACGGCGGCAACATGGCGTCGCTGATGAACGTGATCGAGACCTGTTGGGGTGACGTGGGTCTGACCCTGTCGATCCCGTACCAGGGTCTCGGGAACTCGGCGATCGCCGCGGTCGCCACCGACGAGCAGCTCGAACGCTTCGGCAAGGTGTGGGCCTCGATGGCGATCACCGAGTCCAGCTTCGGATCGGACTCGGCGGCGGTCACCACCACCGCGGTGCTCGACGGCGACGAGTGGGTCCTCAACGGCGAGAAGATCTTTGTCACCGCCGGCGAGCGCTCCACACACGTCGTGGTGTGGGCGACGGTCGACAAGAGCAAAGGGCGCGCGGCCATCAAGTCGTTCGTCGTACCGCGGGACGCGCCGGGACTGAGCGTCGCCCGACTCGAACACAAGCTCGGCATCAAGGCGTCCGATACCGCGGTCCTGCTCCTCGAGGACTGCCGCATTCCCAAGGACAACCTGCTGGGCGATCCGGAAGTGAACGTGGAGAAGGGCTTCGCGGGCGTCATGCAGACGTTCGACAACACCCGCCCCATCGTTGCGGGCATGGCCGTCGGGCTCGGCCGCGCGGCGCTCGAGGAGCTGCGCGCCATCCTGCAGGAGGCCGGCGTCGAGATCTCGTACGACACCCCTGCCTACAACCAGCACGCCGCGGCCGCCGAGTTCCTGGCGCTCGAAGCCGACTGGGAGGCGTCGTACCTGCTGGCACTGCGGGCGGCGTGGATGGCCGACAACAAGAAGCCGAACTCGCTCGAGGCCTCGATGTCGAAGGCCAAGGCCGGCCGCACCGGAACCGCGGTGTCGCTCAAGGCCGTCGAGCTCGCCGGCACCTACGGCTACTCGCAGCGCCCGCTGCTCGAGAAGTGGGCCCGCGACAGCAAGATTCTCGACATCTTCGAGGGCACCCAGCAGATCCAGCAGCTCATCATCGCCCGCCGCCTGCTCGGCAAGACGTCCGCCGAGCTGAAGTAG